In Vibrio lentus, a single genomic region encodes these proteins:
- the flhF gene encoding flagellar biosynthesis protein FlhF — protein sequence MKIKRFFAKDMRTALLQVKEELGSEAVIMSNKKVAGGVEIVAAIDGESSPSTASSKLNKPQQPTQSQYTQMAAPAASAGRRQLDDDKVSLQSSAEGGRSMTKRFANMLKQYSHGADDEPQHRAENEDSLSALLNRQSGSNRSLGNQQPLGNQQSLGNHQPRSGGNVDSAFARESGLSKLIAEDRRVERPAPRLDPTRYDRGRDPGQSKGSDTEMETMREEMTSIRRLLEHQVSGLMWQEVERREPLRAMLIKRLERMGVSAELADQMACYIPEDTKPARAWKALLALVADQISVTQKDILKRGGIVALLGPTGVGKTTTVAKLAARAAMEYGADNVALVTTDTYRIGAHEQLSIYGRIMGCPVRVAKDSSELADVIYQLRNRRLILVDTAGMGQRDVRLSEQLDTLMQESGSVINSYLVLPATAQRKVLQETIEHFRRIPLSGCILTKLDESLSLGEFISVVIQNALPVAYIANGQRVPEDIVIAQPKYMIAKANELLEKSTENEPHYWNSDSEGL from the coding sequence TTGAAAATTAAACGATTTTTTGCAAAAGATATGCGAACCGCACTGCTCCAAGTTAAAGAAGAACTTGGTTCAGAAGCGGTGATCATGTCTAACAAAAAGGTCGCAGGTGGCGTTGAAATTGTAGCCGCTATTGATGGCGAATCTAGTCCATCGACAGCCAGCTCAAAACTCAATAAGCCTCAGCAGCCTACGCAAAGTCAATATACCCAAATGGCAGCGCCAGCCGCTTCCGCTGGGCGTCGTCAGTTAGATGATGACAAAGTTAGTCTACAGTCGAGTGCTGAAGGCGGACGTTCAATGACTAAGCGCTTCGCTAACATGCTTAAGCAATATAGCCATGGCGCAGACGACGAACCGCAACACCGAGCTGAAAATGAAGACTCGTTATCCGCGTTGCTTAACCGCCAGTCTGGTAGTAATCGATCGCTAGGAAATCAGCAACCTCTCGGTAACCAACAATCTCTCGGTAATCATCAGCCTCGTAGCGGTGGCAACGTAGATTCAGCTTTTGCTCGCGAGTCTGGTTTGTCTAAATTGATTGCTGAAGATCGCAGAGTAGAGCGTCCAGCTCCTCGCTTAGATCCTACTCGCTACGATCGTGGCCGTGATCCTGGTCAGTCGAAAGGTTCAGATACCGAAATGGAAACGATGCGCGAAGAGATGACCTCAATTCGCCGTCTGTTAGAGCATCAAGTCTCTGGGCTGATGTGGCAAGAAGTCGAACGTCGCGAACCTTTGCGAGCGATGCTTATCAAGCGCCTAGAACGTATGGGTGTTTCGGCAGAACTTGCCGATCAAATGGCTTGCTACATTCCAGAAGACACAAAACCAGCACGAGCATGGAAAGCCTTGCTTGCTCTGGTCGCTGATCAAATCTCTGTGACACAAAAAGATATTTTAAAACGCGGTGGTATTGTGGCCTTACTTGGCCCGACTGGCGTAGGTAAAACAACTACCGTTGCTAAGCTCGCAGCCCGTGCAGCAATGGAGTACGGTGCAGACAACGTTGCGCTAGTGACAACAGACACATATCGCATAGGTGCACATGAGCAGTTATCGATTTATGGTCGAATTATGGGTTGTCCTGTAAGAGTTGCTAAAGATTCTAGTGAACTGGCCGATGTAATATATCAATTACGTAATCGTCGCCTGATTCTGGTTGATACTGCAGGTATGGGACAGCGAGATGTGCGTCTATCTGAGCAGTTAGACACATTGATGCAAGAGAGTGGTTCCGTTATCAATAGCTACCTTGTGTTGCCGGCAACTGCGCAACGTAAAGTGCTGCAAGAAACCATTGAACACTTTAGAAGAATCCCGTTGTCAGGATGTATCCTGACTAAGCTGGATGAATCGCTCAGTTTGGGTGAGTTCATCAGTGTGGTAATACAAAATGCATTACCAGTTGCTTACATAGCAAATGGTCAACGAGTTCCTGAGGATATCGTTATAGCTCAGCCAAAGTACATGATTGCTAAGGCGAATGAGTTATTAGAGAAATCTACAGAGAATGAACCTCATTACTGGAATAGCGATTCTGAAGGACTCTAG
- a CDS encoding MinD/ParA family protein, translated as MNENMIHDQASGLRRLTKPSITKVIAVTGGKGGVGKSNVTLGMAICMARQGKKVMVLDADLGLANVDIMLGIRSKRNLGHVLAGECELKDAIVEGPYGIKIIPATSGTQSMTELSHAQHAGLIRAFGSLEDEMDILLVDTAAGISDMVISFSRAAQDVVVVVCDEPTSITDAYALIKLLSREHQVQRFKIVANMVRSYREGRELFAKLTLVTERFLNVSLELVACIPLDDKVRQSVKRQKIVVDAFPRSPAALAISSLANKALTWPIPKTPSGHLEFFVERLLNRTEFVEEPFGE; from the coding sequence ATGAATGAAAATATGATACATGATCAAGCTAGCGGCCTCCGTCGCTTAACGAAGCCTTCAATCACGAAAGTTATCGCTGTAACTGGCGGTAAGGGTGGGGTAGGTAAATCTAATGTGACGTTAGGTATGGCTATTTGCATGGCTCGCCAAGGCAAAAAAGTCATGGTACTGGATGCCGATTTAGGATTGGCTAACGTCGACATCATGCTGGGCATTCGCTCTAAACGAAACCTAGGACATGTTTTGGCGGGTGAGTGTGAACTTAAGGATGCGATTGTCGAAGGGCCGTACGGAATTAAGATAATTCCAGCGACATCGGGTACACAAAGCATGACTGAACTTTCACATGCTCAACATGCTGGTTTGATTCGAGCGTTCGGTTCTCTTGAAGACGAGATGGATATCTTGCTAGTCGATACGGCAGCAGGCATCTCGGATATGGTGATTAGCTTTTCAAGAGCGGCGCAAGATGTCGTGGTTGTGGTCTGTGATGAACCAACTTCGATTACTGATGCCTATGCCTTGATTAAGCTCTTGAGCCGAGAGCACCAAGTTCAGCGATTCAAAATCGTTGCAAATATGGTCAGAAGCTATCGCGAAGGCCGAGAATTATTTGCAAAGTTGACTTTGGTCACAGAGCGTTTCTTGAATGTGAGCCTCGAACTCGTAGCATGTATTCCTTTAGATGATAAAGTACGTCAATCAGTCAAGAGACAGAAAATCGTAGTAGATGCGTTCCCTCGCTCCCCTGCGGCGTTGGCAATCAGCTCATTAGCAAATAAAGCATTGACGTGGCCAATACCAAAAACACCAAGTGGACATTTGGAATTTTTTGTTGAAAGGCTGCTGAACCGTACTGAATTTGTAGAGGAACCATTTGGTGAATAA